From the Polaribacter huanghezhanensis genome, the window TGAAATGTAATTATATGAATGAAGTTGATTTTGAAAGTTTGTCTTCTGAAAACGCTGAAGTTGGAAAATTAATAAATTACATGATTAACAATTCTGATAAATTCGGAGCTAAATAACTGAATACTGCTACTGAATACTGTAAACTGATAACTAAAAAATGTCCGGAATATACATCCACATACCGTTTTGTAAACAAGCATGTTTTTATTGCGATTTTCATTTTTCTACTTCGTTAAAAAAGAAAGATGAGCTGGTTTCTTGTTTGATAAAAGAACTCGAAATTAGAAAAGACGAATTACAAAACGAAACAATTGAAACCATTTATTTTGGAGGTGGAACTCCGAGTTTATTGTCGGTTGATGAAATTGAATCTATCATTGATGCTATTAATTCGAATTATACAGTAATTGAAAATCCAGAAATTACGTTAGAGGCAAATCCAGATGATTTAAATGAAACGATCATTTTAGAATTATCTAAAAGTCCAGTAAATCGGCTAAGTATCGGAATTCAATCTTTTTTTGAAGACGATTTAAAATTGATGAATCGCGCGCACAACGCAGAAGAAGCAAAAAAATGTTTGTCTGTGGCGACGCGCCACTTTGAGAATATTACAGTAGATTTAATTTACGGAATCCAGAATATGACCATTGAAAAATGGAAACAAAATTTACAAACTGTTTTCGATTTTGGCATCCATCATATTTCTAGTTATGCGCTAACCGTTGAGCCAAATACAGCGTTGGATTCGTTTATCAAAAACGGAAAATATCCACCATTAAATGAAGCGTTGGCAAAACAACATTTTGATATTTTGGTTGAGGAAACACAGAAGCAAGGATTTGTACATTATGAGATTTCGAACTTTGGAAAACCCAACTATTTTTCGAAACACAATACCAGTTATTGGAACCAAAAAAAATACATCGGAATTGGACCTTCAGCGCATTCGTTTAGCAAAACTCACAGAAGTTGGAATGTTTCTAATAATACAAAATACATCAAATCTATTTTAGAAAGTAAGTTACCAAACGAAACGGAAGAGTTGTCTAAAAACGATCAATTTAACGAGTCTATTATGACAGGTTTACGAACTATTTGGGGAGTTTCTTTGGCGAAAATTGAAACTGAATTCGGAATTGATTATAAAAATCAATTACTAACATCCGCAGAAAAATTCATCAATAAAGATTTACTCGTCATTGCGAGAGAAACGAAGCAATCTTTTAATGATGAAGAGATTACTTCTTCGATTCCTCCTCGTAATAACACTGGATTTCTGAAAACCACAAAAAAAGGCAAATTTTTAGCAGATGGAATTGCATCCGATTTATTTATCCTGAACTAGTTTTAATACCATTGAATTTTGATATTTAACTCAACTGAAAGGTCTTTTTAAAATGGGAATGGAATTTGATAAAATCACAAAACCTTCAATTAAAAAAGGTATATTTGGATAATAATCCGTTGAGAATTTTAACACTTAAAAAGTTCTCGATACAATTTTTCGTTCCTCAAAATCACTCGAACTGACATTTTGATACTATTTATAATAATAAAATTTACTGTAATCAAGTTTAATTAAAAAGATACTGAAAATTTCGAATGAAGGCAATAATAGAATATAATTCAAGAAAGATAGAAGTAGACATCTCGAATCCTTTAGATATTTCAATTCCTATTGATATGTCAAAAAAAAATATCAATGCTTGGTATGTTGAAGAACCAACCATTTTTCCGGAAGAATTTGAAGGAGAAAAAATTAAGGTTTCTAATGGCGCTGTCGTAAACTTTAACAACATACATTTTAATCCGCATTCGCATATTACACATACAGAATGTGTTGGACATATTACAGAAAAAGTGCATTCTGTAAATAAAAATTTAAAATATTATATTTTTCTCGCAGAATTAGTTACTGTTGCTCCAGAAAGCAGAAATGGAGATTTTGTGATTTCAGAAAAACAACTAAAAACAGCATTAAAAAATAAAAAAAGAGATGCCATTGTAATTAGGACTCTGCCTAATTTATCCGATAAAAAAGAGATGCGTTATTCAAATACAAATCCACCCTATTTGTTAGAAGAAGCGGCAATTTATCTAAGAGAAAAAGGCATTAAACATTTATTAATAGATTTACCTTCTGTAGATAAAGAAAAAGACGATGGTAAATTAGTATCTCATAATGCTTTTTGGAATACTTCAGGAGAAATACGAATGGATGCAACCATAACGGAATTTATTTACGTGCCAAATTCAATTGAAGATGGAGAATATTTACTAAACTTAATGATTGCACCTTTTGAAAATGATGCAACGCCAAGCAAGCCGGTTTTGTATGAGATTATTAAATAATATGTATGAAGAAGAATAAAAAAATAAAATATATTTTTTACGCAGTAATAATTGTGTTAATTCTTCTAATAAAAGGTGCTGTATATTCTGATATTCCTGTTGAAAAATTAAAAGAAAAATACGCGAATGAATTTTCTAAGTTTATGGAGATTGATGGAATGCAAGTGCATTACAGAGATGAAGGAACTGGAACTCCAATTGTATTAATTCATGGTACTGCATCTTCGTTACATACTTGGGATGATTGGACAAAAGGGCTCAAAAAAAACTACAGAGTAATCCGAATGGATTTACCTGCTTTTGGTTTAACAGGTCCAAATTTGAATGGTGATTATTCAATTCAGAATTATACGCGATTTTTAGATCAGTTTTTATCAAAAATTAAGGTTGATACTTTCTATTTGGCAGGAAATTCTTTGGGCGGAAATATTGCCTGGGAGTATACCGCAGAACATCCTGAAAAAGTTAAAAAATTAATTTTGCTAGATTCTGGTGGATTGCCAACAAATAAATCACAACCTTGGATTTTCAGAATGGCTAGAACTCCAATTTTAAATTCACTTTTTTTATACATCACTCCAAAAGCAATCATTAAAGAAAATATGAAACAAGTGTATGCTGATGATTCTAAAATAACAGATGCATTGATTACACGTTATCACGAAATGGCTTTGAGAACAGGAAACAGGCAAGCTTTTATAGATAGAGCAAAAATGGATTTTGACTTTGATGATAAAGCAAATTTAGAGAAGCTAAAAAGTATAAAAACAGAAACGTTACTACTTTGGGGGGAAAACGATGTATGGATTCCGGTAGATAATGGAAAGCGAATGGATAGTTTATTGCCAAATTCTAAATTGGTAATTCTTGAAAATTCTGGACATGTACCTATGGAAGAAAATCCAGCAGAAAGTTTAGCGGTTTTGAAGGAGTTTCTGGAGATTCGCTAACTTAAATGATATCAAACGTTTTACTGTTTTATATCAAGAGTTACCAAAGTTACCGAAAAATGATTTTAGAAACAAGTTAAAATTATTTTTCAAAATGATTTTCCACAAAAGCTCTCTGTTCATTATCTGTAATTTTATCTGATGATTCAATATCGATTTTAATATTTTTAAAATGTAAATCTTTATTCAAGTAATTATGTAGTTCTACTTTTGCGTTTGTTGGTCCAAATAATAGGACATGTTTGTATTTTAAAATTT encodes:
- the hemW gene encoding radical SAM family heme chaperone HemW codes for the protein MSGIYIHIPFCKQACFYCDFHFSTSLKKKDELVSCLIKELEIRKDELQNETIETIYFGGGTPSLLSVDEIESIIDAINSNYTVIENPEITLEANPDDLNETIILELSKSPVNRLSIGIQSFFEDDLKLMNRAHNAEEAKKCLSVATRHFENITVDLIYGIQNMTIEKWKQNLQTVFDFGIHHISSYALTVEPNTALDSFIKNGKYPPLNEALAKQHFDILVEETQKQGFVHYEISNFGKPNYFSKHNTSYWNQKKYIGIGPSAHSFSKTHRSWNVSNNTKYIKSILESKLPNETEELSKNDQFNESIMTGLRTIWGVSLAKIETEFGIDYKNQLLTSAEKFINKDLLVIARETKQSFNDEEITSSIPPRNNTGFLKTTKKGKFLADGIASDLFILN
- a CDS encoding cyclase family protein, which encodes MKAIIEYNSRKIEVDISNPLDISIPIDMSKKNINAWYVEEPTIFPEEFEGEKIKVSNGAVVNFNNIHFNPHSHITHTECVGHITEKVHSVNKNLKYYIFLAELVTVAPESRNGDFVISEKQLKTALKNKKRDAIVIRTLPNLSDKKEMRYSNTNPPYLLEEAAIYLREKGIKHLLIDLPSVDKEKDDGKLVSHNAFWNTSGEIRMDATITEFIYVPNSIEDGEYLLNLMIAPFENDATPSKPVLYEIIK
- a CDS encoding alpha/beta fold hydrolase — encoded protein: MKKNKKIKYIFYAVIIVLILLIKGAVYSDIPVEKLKEKYANEFSKFMEIDGMQVHYRDEGTGTPIVLIHGTASSLHTWDDWTKGLKKNYRVIRMDLPAFGLTGPNLNGDYSIQNYTRFLDQFLSKIKVDTFYLAGNSLGGNIAWEYTAEHPEKVKKLILLDSGGLPTNKSQPWIFRMARTPILNSLFLYITPKAIIKENMKQVYADDSKITDALITRYHEMALRTGNRQAFIDRAKMDFDFDDKANLEKLKSIKTETLLLWGENDVWIPVDNGKRMDSLLPNSKLVILENSGHVPMEENPAESLAVLKEFLEIR